The proteins below come from a single Necator americanus strain Aroian chromosome V, whole genome shotgun sequence genomic window:
- a CDS encoding hypothetical protein (NECATOR_CHRV.G19697.T1), whose amino-acid sequence MTHVFHWSCSCKYDMVGSKVRGAQHRCERDQGCCEHGCCPKDQHWMAGVYVLLAFVLLVFIVGTVLMIVCYQRSKNKQRKEQRQAMEYSGYAASQVGVPGAYSSYGGPTY is encoded by the exons ATGACACATGTTTTTCATTGGTCATGTTCTTGTAAATATGATATGGTCGGCTCAAAAGTGCGTGGAGCTCAGCACAG ATGCGAACGCGACCAAGGCTGCTGCGAGCACGGGTGTTGTCCGAAAGACCAGCACTG GATGGCTGGAGTCTATGTGCTCCTAGCGTTCGTGCTGTTGGTTTTCATAGTTGGTACCGTGCTGATGATTGTCTGCTATCAGAGATCGAAAAATAAGCAGCGTAAAGAACAACGGCAAGCAATGGAATACAGTGGATATGCAGCTTCACag GTTGGTGTACCCGGAGCGTACTCCTCGTATGGCGGTCCGACATACTAA
- a CDS encoding hypothetical protein (NECATOR_CHRV.G19697.T3): MVGSKVRGAQHRCERDQGCCEHGCCPKDQHWMAGVYVLLAFVLLVFIVGTVLMIVCYQRSKNKQRKEQRQAMEYSGYAASQVGVPGAYSSYGGPTY; this comes from the exons ATGGTCGGCTCAAAAGTGCGTGGAGCTCAGCACAG ATGCGAACGCGACCAAGGCTGCTGCGAGCACGGGTGTTGTCCGAAAGACCAGCACTG GATGGCTGGAGTCTATGTGCTCCTAGCGTTCGTGCTGTTGGTTTTCATAGTTGGTACCGTGCTGATGATTGTCTGCTATCAGAGATCGAAAAATAAGCAGCGTAAAGAACAACGGCAAGCAATGGAATACAGTGGATATGCAGCTTCACag GTTGGTGTACCCGGAGCGTACTCCTCGTATGGCGGTCCGACATACTAA